In a single window of the Pseudopipra pipra isolate bDixPip1 chromosome Z, bDixPip1.hap1, whole genome shotgun sequence genome:
- the NFIL3 gene encoding nuclear factor interleukin-3-regulated protein has protein sequence MQLRKMQTLKKEHGPVDTSSNVDKIMVLKSTLAEVSEELSTNEDILLTEASSGKSKSSACRRKREFIPDEKKDAMYWEKRRKNNEAAKRSREKRRLNDLVLENKLIALGEENATLKAELLSLKLKFGLISSAAYAQEIQKLSSSTTVYFQDYQSSKSNINSFVDEHEPSIVGSSCISVIKHSPQSSMSDVSETSTVEHTQPSRIQSNCRSPENKFQIIKQEPMELEREPRDDRGSYKASIYPNYMGATFNVYSHSPPLLQVNRSSSNSPRTSETDDGVVGKSSDGEDEQQVPKGPIHSPVEHKNVHATVKVPEVNSSALPHKLRIKAKAMQVKVEAMDNDYDATQKLSLPIDMSSKRHFELEKHGAQNLVHSSHTPFSVQVTNIQDWSLKPELWHQKELNVKIQSGCKTGVVEIKDNIYNVSESENLYLKQGIANLSAEVASLKRLITTQISASDSG, from the coding sequence ATGCAGCTGAGAAAAATGCAGACCCTTAAAAAGGAGCACGGACCTGTTGACACAAGTAGCAATGTGGACAAAATCATGGTACTGAAGTCTACCTTAGCAGAAGTGTCTGAAGAGTTGTCTACAAATGAAGATATACTACTTACTGAAGCAAGTAGTGGAAAAAGCAAATCTTCAGCTTGCCGGAGAAAGCGGGAGTTCATTCCAGATGAAAAGAAAGATGCTATGTACTGGGAGAAAAGGCGGAAAAATAACGAAGCTGCCAAAAGATCTCGTGAAAAACGACGACTGAATGATCTTGTCTTAGAGAACAAACTAATTGCACTGGGAGAAGAGAATGCCACTTTGAAGGCGGAGCTGCTTTCTTTGAAGCTAAAGTTCGGTTTAATTAGTTCTGCAGCCTATGCCCAAGAGATACAGAAACTCAGTAGCTCAACAACTGTGTATTTCCAAGACTATCAGAGTTCCAAATCAAATATTAACTCATTTGTAGATGAACATGAACCATCTATAGTTGGTAGCAGTTGTATTTCTGTCATTAAACATTCTCCTCAAAGCTCAATGTCTGATGTGTCTGAAACATCAACAGTAGAACACACCCAACCGAGTCGTATACAAAGCAACTGCAGAAGTCCTGAAAATAAGTTCCAGATTATAAAGCAAGAGCCCATGGAATTagagagagagccaagagaTGACAGAGGTTCATATAAAGCATCCATATATCCAAACTACATGGGAGCTACCTTTAATGTGTACTCACATTCTCCTCCTCTCTTGCAAGTTAATAGGTCCTCCAGTAATTCTCCGAGAACGTCAGAAACTGATGATGGTGTAGTTGGAAAGTCATCTGATGGAGAAGATGAACAGCAGGTTCCTAAGGGTCCAATTCATTCCCCAGTTGAACATAAAAATGTTCATGCAACAGTTAAAGTTCCAGAAGTGAATTCTTCAGCTTTGCCTCACAAGCTTCGAATTAAAGCCAAAGCCATGCAAGTTAAAGTGGAAGCAATGGATAATGACTATGATGCAACACAGAAATTGTCGTTGCCCATTGACATGTCCTCAAAAAGACATTTTGAGCTGGAAAAACATGGTGCGCAGAATTTGGTGCATTCTTCTCACACTCCTTTCTCGGTTCAAGTGACTAACATCCAAGACTGGTCACTTAAACCAGAACTCTGGCATCAGAAGGAACTCAACGTTAAAATTCAGAGTGGTTGCAAAACTGGAGTTGTTGAAATAAAAGACAACATCTACAATGTCTCTGAGTCAGAGAACCTCTATTTGAAGCAGGGCATAGCAAATTTATCTGCAGAGGTTGCTTCACTTAAAAGACTTATAACCACACAAATCTCTGCATCGGACTCTGGTTAA